In Marinobacter sp. M3C, the genomic stretch ATCGAGGGCCAGGTTGTCGTTATTCTTGCGTTTAAACTCGTCCAGCTTGCGCTCGTCAGTGCAGGTTACCCAGCGCGCCGTGGATACATTAATCGGCTCGTAAATGGCCTCTACCTTATATTCGGTTTTCAGACGACTAACCACTACGTCAAACTGCAGCACCCCAACAGCACCAACTATCAAATCGTTGTTGCGCAGCGGGCGGAATAGCTGAACAGCGCCCTCTTCTGACAGTTGAATCAGCCCTTTTTGCAGCTGTTTGGCTTTTAGCGGATCTTTCAAGCGGATGCGGCGGAACAGTTCAGGCGCAAAGTTTGGGATACCGGTAAATTTCATGTCGGCACCGGAGGTAAAGGTGTCCCCCAGCTGAATCGTACCGTGGTTGTGCAAACCAATAATATCACCCGCAAACGCCTCCTCTGCGCGCTCCCGGTCTCCGGCCATAAAGGTAAGCGCATCAGAAAAGCGCACATCTTTGCCTAGCCGCACGTGGCGCGCTTTCATTCCTGGCGCATACTGGCCTGAAACTATCCGTAAAAAGGCAACGCGGTCGCGGTGCTGTGGGTCCATGTTGGCCTGTATTTTAAATACGAAACCAGAAAAACTTTCATCCACCGGCTGCACCAGGCACTGGTCGGTTTGCCTCGGCTGTGGCGCAGGCGCCCATTCCACAAGCCCATCCAGCATGTGATCAACTCCGAAATTTCCCAGTGCGGTGCCAAAAAATACCGGCGTTAACTCTCCGGCCAGAAAAGCCTGCTGGTCGAATTGGTGAGACGCGCCCTTCACCAACTCTACCTCGTCACGCAGTTCTGCGGCATAGCCACCCAGGGCGGCCTCAAGCTCGGGATTGTCGAGACCTTTTATAATTCGCTCATCCTGAATCATATGGCCTTGCCCAGTGTGATACAAAATCACTTCATCCCGCAGCAGGTGGTACACCCCTTTAAAGCTCTTTCCCATGCCGATAGGCCAGGTAATGGGCGCACAGGCGATATTGAGAACCCTTTCGACTTCGTCCATCAGATCTACCGGATCACGGGTCTCTCGATCCAGTTTGTTCATGAACGTAATGATGGGCGTATCTCGCAGGCGCGTCACTTCCATCAACTTGATGGTGCGCGCCTCAACACCTTTGGCGCTGTCTATGACCATCAGGCAGGAGTCTACGGCTGTCAGGGTACGGTAGGTGT encodes the following:
- the prfC gene encoding peptide chain release factor 3, with protein sequence MSNPSQLSTEVANRRTFAIISHPDAGKTTITEKVLLFGKAIQRAGTVKGKKSGQHAKSDWMEMEKERGISVTTSVMQFPYHGSLINLLDTPGHEDFSEDTYRTLTAVDSCLMVIDSAKGVEARTIKLMEVTRLRDTPIITFMNKLDRETRDPVDLMDEVERVLNIACAPITWPIGMGKSFKGVYHLLRDEVILYHTGQGHMIQDERIIKGLDNPELEAALGGYAAELRDEVELVKGASHQFDQQAFLAGELTPVFFGTALGNFGVDHMLDGLVEWAPAPQPRQTDQCLVQPVDESFSGFVFKIQANMDPQHRDRVAFLRIVSGQYAPGMKARHVRLGKDVRFSDALTFMAGDRERAEEAFAGDIIGLHNHGTIQLGDTFTSGADMKFTGIPNFAPELFRRIRLKDPLKAKQLQKGLIQLSEEGAVQLFRPLRNNDLIVGAVGVLQFDVVVSRLKTEYKVEAIYEPINVSTARWVTCTDERKLDEFKRKNNDNLALDGANQLAYIAPTMVNLSLAQERYPDVEFHKTREH